One genomic region from Pseudomonas sp. Teo4 encodes:
- a CDS encoding glucokinase translates to MKALLVGDIGGTNARFALWRDNQLNAVKVLATADYTSPEQAIEAYLADQGIARGGLAAVCLAVAGPVSGDEFRFTNNHWRLSRSAFCQTLQVERLLLLNDFSAMALGMTRLRDGEFREVCPGTPDPSRPALVIGPGTGLGVGSLLRLEDQRWLALPGEGGHVDLPVGNAREAAIHQQIHSQIGHVSAETVLSGGGLVRLYQAICALDGETPRHKTPAEVTDAALGGEPRALEVIEQFCRFLGRVAGNNVLTLGARGGVYIVGGVIPRFAELFLGSGFAASFADKGCMSGYFAGVPVWLVTAEFSGLLGAGVALGQALDH, encoded by the coding sequence ATGAAGGCTTTGCTGGTTGGCGACATCGGTGGCACCAACGCCCGTTTTGCCCTGTGGCGCGACAACCAGCTTAACGCCGTGAAGGTGTTGGCGACGGCTGACTACACCAGCCCGGAACAAGCCATCGAGGCCTATCTGGCGGACCAGGGTATCGCCCGCGGTGGCTTGGCGGCGGTGTGTCTGGCGGTGGCGGGGCCTGTGAGTGGCGATGAGTTCCGCTTCACCAACAATCACTGGCGCCTGAGCCGCAGTGCCTTCTGCCAGACGTTGCAGGTTGAACGGTTGCTGCTGCTCAACGATTTTTCCGCCATGGCCCTGGGCATGACCCGCCTGCGCGATGGCGAGTTCCGCGAGGTTTGCCCAGGTACCCCGGACCCTTCACGCCCCGCGCTGGTCATCGGCCCCGGCACAGGGTTGGGGGTCGGCAGCTTGCTGCGCCTGGAGGATCAGCGCTGGCTGGCCTTGCCGGGCGAGGGCGGGCATGTCGACCTGCCGGTGGGCAATGCTCGTGAAGCGGCTATCCATCAGCAGATTCACAGCCAGATTGGCCATGTCAGCGCCGAGACCGTGCTCAGTGGCGGTGGCCTGGTGCGCTTGTATCAAGCCATCTGCGCGCTGGATGGCGAAACACCACGACACAAGACCCCGGCCGAGGTCACCGATGCGGCGCTGGGCGGCGAGCCACGGGCGCTGGAGGTGATCGAGCAGTTCTGCCGGTTCCTCGGGCGGGTGGCCGGTAACAATGTACTTACCCTGGGCGCGCGGGGTGGGGTCTATATTGTCGGCGGTGTGATCCCGCGATTTGCCGAGTTGTTCCTGGGCAGTGGTTTTGCCGCAAGCTTTGCTGACAAGGGCTGCATGAGCGGCTATTTCGCCGGGGTGCCGGTTTGGTTGGTGACGGCGGAATTTTCTGGATTGCTGGGCGCTGGCGTAGCCTTAGGGCAGGCGCTGGATCACTGA